The Pseudomonadota bacterium genome segment CCCCAGCGGCGGTAGTGCCGGCGCCGGGTCCTTTATCGACACGCTGCTGCGTGGGGCCGGGCTCACCAACCACGCCACTACGCTTGGCCTCGAGGGCTGGGGACGCGTCGACCTCGAGACGCTCCTAGTGTCCTGTAACAGCTGATTCAGTAGCGATTCGGCGCGTTGGGTCGAAGTACTTCCACTTCACGGTCTTTGGCGACTTGTTGTACTGGCGTACGTAGCGCATGAGCTTACGCTTCAGATCAGTCACCGAGGTAAAAAC includes the following:
- a CDS encoding IS630 family transposase, which gives rise to VFTSVTDLKRKLMRYVRQYNKSPKTVKWKYFDPTRRIATESAVTGH